In the Staphylococcus condimenti genome, one interval contains:
- a CDS encoding ADP-ribosylglycohydrolase family protein produces MLFRKKLQPEFNQLSKKYIHSSGYVVDTLEAVLWCVGNSDNFKDAVLKAVNLGGDTDTVGSITGSIAGLLYGYQAIPEIWIENLVGKEKVEPIISKFITN; encoded by the coding sequence ATGTTATTTCGAAAAAAATTACAGCCAGAATTCAATCAACTATCTAAAAAATATATACACTCTTCTGGATACGTAGTAGATACTTTAGAAGCTGTTTTATGGTGTGTCGGCAATTCTGATAATTTTAAAGATGCTGTACTTAAAGCAGTTAATCTAGGCGGCGACACAGATACTGTCGGGTCTATTACTGGGAGTATTGCAGGTTTATTATACGGTTATCAAGCTATTCCAGAAATATGGATTGAAAATTTGGTAGGTAAAGAAAAGGTCGAACCTATTATTTCAAAATTTATAACTAATTAA
- the ytkD gene encoding RNA deprotection pyrophosphohydrolase, giving the protein MITNDQFNNKIEMHFTDSDDQANGEHVLAIPLYQGKYVLTNHKKRGIEFPGGKIEKNETSECAIKRELFEETGAVIQDMQYIAQYTVYHPSGKRWFTKDVFAINVKAIEGKQDYLETKGPVVVHSLDTIDEKEKSYLLTDEVILKCAERVNQLGLYQ; this is encoded by the coding sequence GTGATTACAAATGATCAATTTAATAATAAGATTGAGATGCATTTTACTGATTCTGATGATCAAGCGAATGGAGAACACGTTCTTGCTATCCCGCTATATCAAGGTAAATATGTATTAACTAACCATAAAAAACGTGGTATTGAATTTCCTGGCGGCAAAATAGAAAAGAATGAAACGAGCGAATGTGCAATCAAAAGAGAATTATTTGAAGAAACAGGTGCAGTTATTCAAGATATGCAATATATAGCCCAATATACTGTTTACCATCCAAGTGGCAAACGATGGTTTACAAAAGATGTGTTTGCGATAAATGTCAAAGCAATTGAAGGCAAACAGGATTATCTTGAAACAAAGGGCCCTGTAGTCGTTCATTCTTTAGATACTATTGATGAAAAAGAAAAGAGCTATTTGCTCACAGATGAAGTGATTTTAAAATGTGCAGAAAGAGTGAATCAACTTGGACTTTATCAATAA
- a CDS encoding competence protein ComK → MHDTKKQPIILYMANYPHQCFQVECVYNIFRKLTKNSIKHYLNLLTRMYPLPKNVVSTDLKQMLNIRKHLPIIINASTILFPIKHKRASMQYFINGMQITGIKKENQQTRLIFTNGKQLVIKAPYQFIHRKWLECIFLHHFIFIGHD, encoded by the coding sequence ATGCATGATACTAAAAAGCAGCCCATCATTTTATATATGGCTAATTATCCGCATCAATGCTTTCAAGTAGAATGTGTATATAATATTTTTCGTAAACTGACGAAAAATTCTATTAAGCATTATTTGAATTTACTTACACGTATGTATCCATTACCTAAAAATGTAGTCTCAACAGATTTAAAACAAATGTTGAACATTCGGAAACATTTGCCGATTATTATTAATGCTTCAACTATTTTATTTCCTATCAAACACAAACGTGCTTCTATGCAATACTTTATTAATGGTATGCAAATTACGGGGATAAAAAAAGAAAATCAGCAAACACGGCTGATTTTTACTAATGGAAAACAACTGGTCATCAAAGCGCCCTACCAGTTTATTCATCGCAAATGGTTAGAATGCATTTTTCTGCATCACTTTATTTTTATTGGACATGATTAA
- a CDS encoding fluoride efflux transporter FluC gives MIKILLIMLGGGLGAVVRAAITQACSRIPSEIPIATLIVNLAGSFAISLLSGFALSNEWASPLLIVGFLGGLTTFSTLSLELKNLLIEQPKPTLFIMYSALQYLLCFVACWFGFLIAN, from the coding sequence ATGATTAAAATTTTGCTCATCATGCTTGGTGGCGGTTTAGGTGCAGTCGTTCGAGCTGCTATTACACAAGCATGCAGCCGTATACCTTCTGAAATTCCGATAGCTACCCTAATTGTTAACTTAGCAGGTAGTTTTGCAATTAGTTTATTAAGTGGTTTTGCTCTTTCTAATGAATGGGCTTCTCCATTATTAATTGTTGGATTTTTAGGTGGGTTAACAACGTTTTCTACCTTATCTTTAGAGTTGAAAAACTTGCTGATTGAACAACCAAAACCTACATTATTTATTATGTATAGTGCATTACAATACCTCCTTTGTTTTGTCGCTTGTTGGTTCGGTTTCCTTATTGCAAATTAA
- the metK gene encoding methionine adenosyltransferase: MSNNRRLFTSESVTEGHPDKIADQISDAILDELLKKDPNARVACETVVTTGMAMIVGEISTATYVDFPKVVRDTVEEIGYTRAKYGYDSQTMAVMSAIDEQSPDIAQAVDRALEYRNEISEEEIEATGAGDQGLMFGYATNETDTYMPTPIYFSHQLAKRLSDVRKDGTLKYLRPDGKVQVTVEYDGNDKPARIDTIVISTQHAEDVTLDQIQEDIRKHVIDPIVPASLLDDETKFFINPTGRFVIGGPQGDAGLTGRKIIVDTYGGFARHGGGCFSGKDPTKVDRSAAYAARYVAKNIVAAGLADKCEVQLAYAIGVAEPVSISIDTFGTGKVSESKLVEAVRDNFDLRPAGIIKMLDLKRPIYKQTAAYGHFGRTDVALPWERVDKVDLLKEAVQA; encoded by the coding sequence ATGTCGAATAATAGAAGATTATTTACGTCAGAATCTGTTACAGAAGGACATCCTGATAAAATAGCAGACCAAATTTCAGATGCTATTTTGGATGAATTATTGAAGAAAGATCCGAATGCCAGAGTTGCATGCGAAACAGTAGTCACTACGGGAATGGCTATGATTGTCGGGGAAATTTCTACAGCGACTTATGTTGATTTTCCAAAAGTAGTAAGAGATACAGTTGAGGAAATCGGCTATACGCGAGCTAAATATGGTTATGACAGCCAAACAATGGCAGTTATGTCAGCAATTGATGAACAATCACCTGATATCGCACAAGCGGTAGATCGTGCTTTAGAATATAGAAATGAAATCAGTGAGGAAGAAATCGAAGCTACTGGTGCAGGAGATCAAGGTTTAATGTTCGGTTATGCGACAAATGAAACAGATACGTATATGCCGACACCGATTTACTTTTCACATCAATTAGCAAAACGATTATCAGATGTACGTAAAGACGGGACTTTAAAATACTTGCGTCCAGATGGCAAAGTACAAGTTACAGTTGAATATGATGGAAATGATAAACCAGCACGTATTGATACAATAGTTATTTCAACACAACATGCTGAAGATGTAACACTTGATCAAATTCAAGAAGATATCCGCAAGCATGTGATTGACCCAATTGTACCAGCATCATTATTAGATGATGAAACTAAATTCTTTATTAATCCGACAGGCCGTTTTGTTATTGGCGGACCACAAGGTGATGCTGGATTAACAGGCCGTAAAATTATTGTAGATACTTATGGCGGTTTTGCACGTCATGGCGGTGGATGCTTCAGTGGTAAAGATCCAACAAAAGTAGACCGTTCAGCAGCTTATGCAGCACGCTATGTAGCAAAAAATATTGTAGCAGCAGGGCTTGCAGATAAATGCGAAGTTCAACTTGCTTATGCTATCGGTGTAGCAGAGCCTGTTTCAATTTCAATTGATACTTTCGGCACTGGTAAAGTTTCTGAAAGTAAATTGGTCGAAGCTGTGCGTGATAACTTTGATTTACGTCCAGCTGGTATTATCAAAATGTTAGATTTAAAACGTCCTATTTATAAACAAACTGCAGCTTATGGTCACTTTGGCCGTACAGACGTTGCATTGCCTTGGGAACGTGTGGACAAAGTGGATTTATTGAAAGAAGCGGTCCAAGCATAA
- a CDS encoding ADP-ribosylglycohydrolase family protein — protein MADYKGMLYGAMVGDALGVPVEFKDRGSFNIDGMIGYGSCNQPPGTWSDDSSLTLCLAENINNHGDIDSLMQKFVCYLNDGYLTPFGEAFGVGNSTTQAIKRYENGTPAEQCGGKSEYNNGNGALMRIAPLTKCLSEEMALNQIFNKVIDYTSITHGHPRAITASIIYIEILRHIALGHSFKVSVENTNKELNMYLKHDSVLFDEYKCYFEKNYSQNSINYLKNIYTLLDT, from the coding sequence ATGGCTGATTATAAAGGAATGTTATATGGTGCAATGGTAGGGGATGCGTTAGGCGTGCCTGTCGAATTTAAAGATAGAGGCAGTTTTAATATTGATGGTATGATTGGCTACGGTTCGTGTAATCAACCTCCTGGAACATGGTCAGATGACAGTTCGCTAACTTTATGCTTAGCAGAAAATATTAATAATCATGGCGATATAGATAGTTTAATGCAAAAATTTGTTTGCTATCTAAATGATGGTTATTTAACACCGTTCGGTGAAGCATTTGGTGTTGGCAACTCTACAACACAGGCAATTAAAAGATATGAAAATGGTACGCCAGCAGAACAGTGTGGCGGCAAGTCAGAATATAATAACGGAAATGGTGCTTTGATGAGAATTGCACCATTAACCAAGTGTTTATCTGAAGAGATGGCATTAAATCAAATTTTCAACAAAGTAATCGACTATACAAGTATTACACATGGTCATCCGCGTGCAATCACTGCTTCAATCATTTATATAGAAATTTTGCGACACATTGCTTTAGGACATTCTTTTAAAGTGAGTGTTGAAAATACAAACAAAGAATTAAATATGTATCTTAAGCATGACTCTGTACTTTTTGATGAATATAAATGTTATTTCGAAAAAAATTACAGCCAGAATTCAATCAACTATCTAAAAAATATATACACTCTTCTGGATACGTAG
- the yidD gene encoding membrane protein insertion efficiency factor YidD, giving the protein MKKLFLGIIWVYQHFISPLTPPTCRFYPTCSNYTKEAIEVHGPIKGAWLGIKRISKCHPLHKGGFDPVPLKKDHNHQHCEHHHHH; this is encoded by the coding sequence TTGAAAAAACTCTTTCTCGGCATCATTTGGGTGTATCAGCATTTTATTTCACCGCTCACTCCACCAACTTGCCGTTTCTATCCTACTTGTTCTAATTATACAAAAGAAGCAATAGAGGTACATGGACCTATTAAAGGTGCATGGTTAGGTATAAAACGCATTTCAAAATGTCATCCGCTTCATAAAGGCGGTTTTGATCCTGTACCTTTAAAAAAGGACCATAATCATCAGCATTGCGAACATCATCACCATCATTAA
- the crcB gene encoding fluoride efflux transporter CrcB: MQYLYVFIGGALGALIRFGLSQLNQGSGFPIGTFIANLAGAFLMGLITALVLKTFQKISLLKKGITTGFLGALTTFSTFQFELVHMFEHHNYALLGIYAITSYTFGILLCYIGGKLGGALSHD; the protein is encoded by the coding sequence GTGCAATATTTATATGTATTTATCGGTGGCGCATTGGGCGCACTGATAAGATTCGGCTTATCACAATTGAATCAAGGAAGCGGGTTCCCTATCGGCACTTTCATTGCTAATCTAGCTGGCGCATTTTTAATGGGCTTAATTACAGCACTAGTTTTGAAAACTTTCCAAAAAATCTCGCTTTTAAAAAAAGGAATAACAACAGGATTTTTAGGAGCTTTAACTACATTTTCTACTTTCCAATTCGAACTGGTACATATGTTTGAACATCATAACTATGCATTACTTGGTATATATGCGATTACAAGCTATACATTTGGAATCCTATTATGCTATATCGGAGGAAAATTAGGAGGTGCACTAAGCCATGATTAA
- a CDS encoding NERD domain-containing protein: MGPLEIGLVAAIVIAVIFLILFLTALSSKKKAQQQAEEQYEAKEKSLKDNYEDELEKERVEHKKTVTKQRADFDATVDSKDREIDALKLFSKNHSEYITDMRLIGIRERLVKEKRIRPEDMHIMANIFLPKNDMNDIERISHLVLTRTGLYIIDSQLLKGHVYNGISNKQFAELPTIEHVFNVLDLDPRTPQTLVLDENDDKQTASFVNYSKQLNYVEQLADALRRELDLKYTPMALLYFNPKNEGAVTISNYVQNTNTKVLVGPEQLDEYFNKFVFHGRIQYNVEDLSRIMEEIESFN, from the coding sequence ATGGGACCATTGGAAATTGGTTTAGTTGCAGCGATAGTAATAGCTGTTATTTTCTTAATATTATTCTTAACTGCATTAAGCAGCAAAAAGAAAGCACAACAACAAGCAGAAGAACAATATGAAGCGAAAGAAAAAAGCTTGAAAGATAATTACGAAGATGAGCTTGAAAAAGAGCGTGTCGAACATAAGAAAACGGTAACGAAACAACGAGCTGATTTTGATGCTACGGTTGATTCAAAAGATCGTGAAATCGACGCACTGAAACTTTTTTCAAAAAATCATAGCGAATACATCACTGACATGCGTCTTATTGGTATCAGAGAGCGTTTAGTGAAAGAAAAACGTATTCGCCCAGAAGATATGCATATTATGGCAAATATCTTCTTGCCAAAGAATGATATGAATGACATAGAACGTATTAGTCATTTAGTTTTAACACGTACTGGTTTATACATTATTGATTCTCAACTCTTAAAAGGACACGTTTACAATGGAATCAGCAATAAGCAATTTGCTGAATTACCGACAATTGAACACGTCTTTAATGTATTGGATTTAGATCCGCGTACACCGCAAACATTAGTTTTAGATGAAAATGATGATAAACAGACTGCATCATTTGTGAACTATTCAAAACAATTGAATTATGTTGAACAGTTAGCAGATGCTTTACGTCGTGAATTGGATTTGAAATATACACCAATGGCGTTACTTTATTTCAATCCTAAAAATGAAGGTGCTGTGACTATTTCTAACTACGTTCAAAATACAAATACTAAAGTATTAGTAGGCCCAGAACAATTAGACGAATACTTTAATAAATTTGTATTCCATGGACGCATTCAATATAATGTTGAAGATTTATCTCGTATTATGGAAGAAATCGAATCATTCAATTAA
- a CDS encoding transaldolase, translating to MVKADLNVEVFADGADIEEMKAAYKNNEVDGFTTNPSLMAKAGVTDYKTFAEEAVREIPDASISFEVFADDLETMAKEAEILKQYGKNVFVKIPIVTTNGESTIPLIKKLSADNVQLNVTAVYTLDQVKAITEAVTEGVPTYISVFAGRIADTGVDPLPLMKESVEIAHSKDGVKLLWASCRELLNVIQADEIGADIITCPSGVISKIPNIGRDVNELSVDTVKGFAKDIQKSGLSIL from the coding sequence ATGGTAAAAGCAGATTTAAATGTAGAAGTATTCGCAGATGGTGCAGATATTGAAGAAATGAAAGCAGCCTACAAAAATAACGAAGTAGACGGCTTCACAACGAACCCAAGCTTAATGGCAAAAGCAGGTGTAACAGATTATAAAACATTTGCTGAAGAAGCAGTTCGTGAAATTCCTGATGCTTCAATTTCATTTGAAGTATTTGCTGATGATTTAGAAACAATGGCAAAAGAAGCAGAAATTTTAAAACAATACGGTAAAAACGTATTTGTTAAAATTCCGATTGTAACAACAAATGGTGAATCTACCATTCCATTAATTAAAAAATTATCAGCAGATAACGTTCAACTGAATGTAACTGCAGTTTATACTCTAGACCAAGTTAAAGCGATTACAGAAGCTGTAACTGAAGGTGTTCCAACTTACATTTCAGTATTTGCTGGTCGTATTGCAGATACAGGAGTAGATCCGCTTCCATTAATGAAAGAATCAGTGGAAATTGCACATTCAAAAGATGGCGTTAAATTATTATGGGCAAGCTGCCGTGAATTATTAAATGTTATTCAAGCAGATGAAATCGGTGCTGATATTATTACATGTCCATCAGGTGTAATCAGCAAAATCCCTAATATCGGCAGAGACGTAAATGAATTATCAGTAGATACAGTAAAAGGATTTGCAAAAGACATCCAAAAATCCGGACTTTCAATCCTATAA
- the pckA gene encoding phosphoenolpyruvate carboxykinase (ATP) — protein MAVDAQTNLQKLNHLIEKPSSLFQLTKTQLYNKILDNNEGELTELGAINQLTGQYTGRSPKDKFIVNEPSYRDAIDWGSVNQPIEEEKFLRLYDKVLDYLDQKDELYVFNGYAGSDQDTQLRLTVVNEMAWHNLFAHNMFIRPGSKDEAEKIKPNFTIVSAPHFKANPEEDGTASETFVIISFKHRIILIGGTEYAGEMKKGIFSVMNYLLPQQDIMSMHCSANVGEKGDVALFFGLSGTGKTTLSAAPDRKLIGDDEHGWNKNGIFNIEGGCYAKAINLSKEKEPQIYDAIRYGTILENVVVEEDGNVDFDDNKYTENTRAAYPIDYIDNIAKPSKAAHPNTIVFLTADAFGVLPPISKLTKEQALYHFLSGFTSKLAGTERGITEPVPSFSTCFGAPFLPLNPKRYAELLGELIDKHEVEVYLVNTGWTGGKYGVGRRISLKYTRRMVDAAIKGELKNAEFEQDEVFGLNVPKDIKDVPKSILQPINAWSNQDAYREQAQDLISRFVENFKKFGDDSKEIAEKGGFKA, from the coding sequence ATGGCAGTAGATGCACAAACAAATTTACAAAAGTTGAATCACTTGATTGAGAAACCATCATCACTATTTCAACTAACAAAAACGCAACTTTACAACAAGATTTTAGACAATAATGAAGGCGAATTGACAGAATTAGGAGCAATTAACCAATTGACTGGTCAATATACAGGACGCTCTCCTAAAGATAAATTTATTGTAAACGAACCTTCCTATAGAGATGCAATTGATTGGGGTTCAGTCAACCAACCAATTGAAGAAGAAAAGTTCTTAAGACTTTACGATAAAGTTTTAGATTACTTAGATCAAAAAGATGAACTTTATGTTTTTAATGGTTATGCAGGAAGCGACCAAGATACACAACTGCGTTTGACAGTAGTAAACGAAATGGCTTGGCATAACTTATTTGCACATAATATGTTTATTCGTCCTGGTTCAAAAGATGAAGCAGAAAAAATCAAACCAAACTTCACAATTGTTTCAGCTCCACACTTCAAAGCTAATCCTGAAGAAGATGGAACCGCTTCTGAAACATTCGTAATTATCTCATTCAAACACCGTATCATTCTTATTGGGGGAACTGAATATGCCGGTGAAATGAAAAAAGGTATCTTCTCAGTAATGAACTACTTATTACCTCAACAAGATATTATGAGTATGCACTGCTCTGCTAACGTAGGTGAAAAAGGCGATGTAGCTTTATTCTTCGGTTTATCAGGTACAGGTAAAACTACTTTATCTGCAGCACCAGATCGTAAATTAATCGGTGATGATGAACATGGTTGGAATAAAAATGGTATTTTCAACATTGAAGGCGGCTGCTATGCTAAAGCAATCAATCTTTCAAAAGAAAAAGAACCTCAAATTTATGATGCCATCCGTTACGGTACAATTTTAGAAAACGTAGTTGTTGAAGAAGATGGAAATGTCGACTTCGATGACAATAAATATACAGAAAATACACGTGCAGCATATCCGATTGATTATATCGATAACATTGCAAAACCTTCAAAAGCTGCACATCCTAATACAATTGTATTCTTAACTGCAGATGCATTCGGAGTATTGCCTCCAATCTCAAAATTAACTAAAGAACAAGCATTATATCATTTCTTAAGTGGATTCACTTCAAAATTAGCTGGTACAGAACGCGGTATTACAGAACCCGTACCTTCATTCTCTACATGTTTCGGTGCACCATTCTTGCCATTAAATCCAAAGAGATATGCTGAATTGCTTGGTGAACTAATTGATAAGCATGAAGTTGAAGTATATTTAGTTAACACTGGTTGGACTGGTGGTAAATACGGCGTTGGTCGTCGTATCAGCTTAAAATATACTCGTCGTATGGTAGATGCAGCGATTAAAGGCGAATTAAAAAATGCTGAATTCGAACAAGATGAAGTATTCGGATTGAATGTTCCTAAAGACATTAAAGATGTTCCGAAATCTATCTTGCAACCAATTAACGCTTGGAGTAACCAAGATGCTTATCGTGAACAAGCCCAAGACTTAATTTCTCGTTTCGTAGAAAACTTCAAAAAATTTGGAGATGACAGCAAAGAAATCGCTGAAAAAGGCGGATTTAAAGCTTAA
- a CDS encoding alpha/beta hydrolase family protein yields MDFINKKRMPIELKTHMGEEVTYKVDQLNVKGLMLTPKQEVNRIVIYLRGGKGKVGRVRTGRLLQFSDPNTLVFGPYYRGNNGSEGRDEFSGKDLHDVTKAMDILKSLYPNAYVHVVGFSRGGLQGLLTFQHLPANSYIIWGGVTDLHLMYEERVDLRGMLRRMVGHPKKDETAYQQREALQYIDSNSPPILIIHGGEDQQVGIHQGYHLEAYLEKIGHNYQTFYQMSEGHIPRPKALKEVLEIIHQWMEKIENHNSV; encoded by the coding sequence TTGGACTTTATCAATAAAAAACGTATGCCGATCGAGTTAAAGACACATATGGGTGAAGAAGTAACTTATAAAGTGGATCAACTGAATGTCAAAGGACTTATGCTTACCCCTAAACAAGAGGTAAATCGTATAGTTATTTATTTGCGTGGCGGAAAGGGGAAAGTTGGACGCGTTCGTACTGGACGTTTATTGCAATTTTCAGATCCTAATACATTGGTATTCGGCCCTTATTATAGAGGAAATAACGGCAGTGAAGGTAGAGATGAATTTTCTGGAAAAGACCTGCACGATGTGACAAAAGCAATGGATATTTTAAAATCACTCTATCCAAATGCTTACGTTCATGTTGTTGGTTTTTCACGTGGCGGACTACAAGGATTATTAACATTTCAACATTTGCCGGCAAATAGTTATATCATTTGGGGTGGTGTTACAGATTTACATTTAATGTATGAAGAGCGTGTAGATTTACGTGGAATGTTGCGAAGAATGGTAGGGCATCCTAAAAAAGATGAAACAGCTTATCAACAGAGAGAAGCACTGCAATATATTGATTCAAACAGTCCTCCAATACTTATAATACATGGTGGCGAGGATCAACAAGTAGGGATACATCAAGGTTATCACTTAGAAGCATATTTAGAAAAAATCGGTCATAATTATCAAACCTTTTATCAAATGTCAGAAGGGCATATACCTAGACCGAAAGCGTTAAAGGAAGTACTTGAAATAATTCATCAATGGATGGAAAAAATTGAAAATCACAACAGTGTATAA
- the menC gene encoding o-succinylbenzoate synthase, with protein MRFKTLNFYTFEAAFKNSIKTPKTEMYTRKALIIEMVDQEGRSYFGECNAFETDWYDKETITSVHNALKSWFDEEVLGKDIDDFNAAQTILDKLSMQPAARSTAAMALYQAFYNLESFSVEYGATASGLSDKQFEVLQKTEPKRVKLKWSDNVVDDLKKLQQLQSSPLLALDANESLNQDDIPNLQEIKKRFDILYIEEPFRDLNDLNDVEKETIPSIALDEKALDIDSILRYIENYNVNTVILKPFRLGGIDRILEAIIILHQEDIKVVIGGMYEYGLSRYFTAYLSRLGDYPGDITPYGYYFAEEFTEENGILNKGRIEFAPPVINKNQLKRY; from the coding sequence ATGAGATTTAAAACGTTAAATTTTTATACTTTTGAAGCTGCTTTTAAAAATTCGATAAAAACACCTAAGACTGAAATGTATACACGAAAAGCATTAATTATTGAAATGGTTGATCAAGAAGGGCGCAGCTACTTTGGTGAATGCAATGCCTTTGAAACAGATTGGTACGATAAAGAAACGATAACATCTGTGCATAACGCATTGAAATCCTGGTTTGATGAAGAAGTATTGGGTAAAGATATTGATGATTTTAATGCAGCCCAAACAATTTTAGATAAATTATCAATGCAACCAGCTGCAAGAAGTACTGCAGCTATGGCACTCTATCAAGCATTTTATAATTTGGAATCATTTTCTGTTGAATATGGTGCGACAGCAAGTGGATTATCTGATAAACAGTTCGAGGTATTACAAAAAACAGAACCCAAAAGGGTTAAGTTGAAATGGTCAGATAATGTAGTTGATGATTTAAAAAAGCTACAGCAATTGCAATCATCTCCACTTCTGGCATTAGATGCTAACGAATCATTGAATCAAGATGATATTCCAAACTTACAAGAAATTAAAAAACGTTTTGATATTTTATACATTGAAGAACCATTTAGAGACTTGAACGATTTGAATGATGTAGAAAAAGAGACAATTCCGTCAATAGCTTTAGATGAAAAAGCGCTAGATATAGATTCAATTCTGCGTTATATTGAAAATTACAATGTAAATACTGTTATATTAAAGCCATTTCGTTTAGGCGGTATTGATCGCATATTGGAAGCTATTATAATATTGCATCAAGAGGATATTAAAGTTGTGATTGGGGGCATGTATGAATATGGCCTGAGTCGTTATTTTACAGCTTATCTAAGCCGATTAGGAGATTATCCTGGTGATATTACGCCGTATGGTTACTATTTTGCAGAAGAATTTACAGAAGAAAACGGTATATTAAATAAAGGGCGCATTGAATTTGCGCCCCCAGTAATCAACAAAAATCAGTTGAAACGTTATTAA
- a CDS encoding aldo/keto reductase, whose protein sequence is MEFIEFYNGNKMPIVGLGTYRVENDEQAKEAVQYAIEQGYRSIDAAMIYENEEKVGEGIKAGLASTGLKRSDLFITSKLWLEDYGRENVSDAYQTSLDKLGLDYLDLYLMHWPGMDEDVMIDTWKGMEDLLKDSKVKNIGVSNFKPHHFETLLSHASVKPVIDQVEFHPYLAQEDLRKYLQAQRIQMESWSPLMNAQILADDTLKTIANEVGKSPAQVIIRWNIQHNVVVIPKSVTPSRIKENLEVFDFELSDSQMEQLDNLNEEKRVGPDPDDYSGHND, encoded by the coding sequence ATGGAATTTATTGAATTTTATAACGGAAATAAAATGCCGATTGTCGGCTTAGGTACATACCGTGTTGAAAATGATGAACAAGCTAAAGAAGCAGTACAATATGCAATAGAACAAGGATATAGAAGTATTGATGCTGCAATGATATATGAAAATGAAGAAAAAGTAGGAGAAGGCATTAAAGCGGGTCTAGCTTCTACTGGATTAAAACGTTCAGATTTATTTATTACATCCAAATTATGGTTAGAAGATTATGGTAGAGAAAATGTATCAGATGCTTACCAAACATCTTTAGATAAATTAGGTTTAGATTACTTAGATTTATATTTAATGCATTGGCCTGGTATGGACGAAGATGTGATGATTGATACTTGGAAAGGGATGGAAGATTTACTCAAAGATAGCAAAGTAAAAAATATTGGTGTTAGCAACTTTAAACCACATCATTTTGAAACACTGCTTTCACATGCTTCTGTTAAACCAGTTATTGATCAAGTAGAATTTCATCCATATTTAGCACAAGAAGATTTAAGAAAATATTTACAAGCGCAACGTATTCAAATGGAATCATGGTCGCCATTAATGAATGCTCAAATTTTAGCTGATGATACATTAAAAACAATCGCAAATGAAGTAGGCAAATCACCTGCTCAGGTTATCATCCGATGGAACATTCAACATAATGTTGTAGTTATTCCTAAATCCGTGACACCTTCTCGTATTAAAGAAAATTTAGAAGTGTTTGATTTTGAATTGTCAGATTCACAAATGGAGCAATTAGATAATTTAAACGAAGAAAAGCGTGTTGGACCAGATCCCGATGATTATTCTGGACATAACGATTAA